In the Streptomyces fradiae ATCC 10745 = DSM 40063 genome, CTGGTCGGTCATGCCGAGGGCCCCGGCGACGGTGTACAGCTCGCCGGCGTCGACGGTGCCGTCCTCGCGGACGAGGGCGAACACCAGGGTACGGGTGGCGATCTGGGGCGCGGCGGGCTCCGCCGCCGGGGCGCCCGCGGGGCTGCCGGTCATCGCTGCTGCTCCAGGGGGTCGCCGGGCGCGCCGCCGCCGGGACGGTCCGGGACGGTGCGAAGCATCGTGGTGACGGCGCCGAAGCCCATGAGGCCCCTGAGGTAGGGGGTCCGCTCGGTGTGGACGGCGGTGAAGCCGTGGCGCTCGTACAGGGCGCGGGCGCGCGGGTTCACGTCGATGACGTCCAGGCGGATCCGCGAGCAGCCGTGGTCGGCGGCGACGGCGGCGGTCTCGGCCAGTAGCCGGCCGCCGATGCCGCCGCCGCGGTGGGCGGGGTCGACGGCGATGCCGTCCATGACGAGCTCCCCGGGCTCCGGGGTCCGTTCGAGCAGAGCCAGCACGGCGAGCCGCGGCAGGCCGCGGAGCATCCCGTAGGCGCACAGCACGTCGCGTACGCCGCCACCGGTCAGGCCGCGCCCGCCCAGCCGGTGGCCGGCCACGCCCACGACGTGCTCCTCGCCGGGGGTGAGCGCGACGACCGCGCGGTCGTGGTGGAGGTGGCGGGCGAGGAAGGCGCGGCCGCGCTCGGCGGGGCCCAGGGCCGCGCCGAGCTTGCGGCCGAAGGCCTCCCAGTACAGCCCGGCCACCCGCTGCTCGGCGCCTCGGGGCACGCCCCGCCTGATCACGGTCGCCGCGTCCACGGCTCCTCCTCGCACTTCGTCTCCCACCCTCGCATCGTACGCACGAACAGTATACGTTCGTCATCCGTACGATCGTTTACGCATTGAGCGATTCAGCACACCCGCGACCGACCGAGACCCGACCGGGGGAAGACATGTCGACAGGACCTCGAAGCACGGCATCGACGCGCCGTCGCCGGGTGGCGCGGGCCGTACTCGCGACCGTGGCGGCGCTGACGGCCGCGGCGGCCGGACTGTTCGGCCTGGTGGTCTGGCAGCACACCTACGACCTGCGGGAAGAGGCGGTGACCATACGGCACGGCGGCCGGACCCTGCACGGTGTGCTGGCCCTGCCGGAACAGGGGGAGGGCCCCTTCCCCCTGGTGGTCCTCGTCCACGGGGACGGGCCCGTGGACGCCACGCACGACGGCTTCTACCGGCCGATGTGGGAGTCCTTCGCACGGGCCGGGTACGCCTCGCTGTCCTGGAACAAGCCGGGCGTGGACGGCGCGCCGGGCGACTGGCTCGACCAGACGATGGCGGACCGGGCGCGGGAGGCCGCCGACGCGATCGCCTGGGCCCGGCGGCGCCCGGACGTCGACGGCCGCCGGATCGGCCTGTGGGGCGCCAGCCAGGCCGGGTGGGTGCTGCCCGAGATCGCCGCCGAGGACGGCCGGATCCGCTTCGCCATCGCGGTCTCACCGGCCGTCAACTGGCTCCGGCAGGGCCGCTACAACCTCCTCGCCGAACTGCGGCGGGACGGCGCCTCCGACGCCGAGGTCGCCGCGGCCCTGCGCCGCCGCGAGACCGGGCTGCGACTGCTCGCGCGGGGCGCCGCGTACGAGGAGTACGTACGGGCCGTCGGGGACCCGCAGGGCATGACGGCCGCCCGCTGGCGGTTCGTCTCGAAGAACCACACCGCCGACGCCGGCGCCGACCTGCCGGCCCTGCGGGGCATCCCGGTCCTGCTGGTACTCGCCGGCCACGACGTGAACGTGGACACCGCCGAGACCGAGGCCGCCTACCGCAGGCTGCTCCCCGCGCCGCCGCTGCGCGTCGCCCACTACCCCGACGCCGCCCACGGCCTGGTCAAGCACGCGGTGGAAGCCTCCGCACCGCGCCTGACCCTGACCGCCCTGTGCGCGCCGCGGGCCCTCTTCGCCGACGGCTTCCTGGCCGACCAGAGGCACTTCCTGTCCTCCCTGGACGCCGCGCAGGGCCGATGACCTTCTGCTCCTTGGCGAGCCGGTCGTCGCTGGGCTGGGGGACCATCCGCCACACGGCGAGTGCGTCGGCGCGCTGATGGCGGACGAGCGTGCCGAGTGGCGCACCGGGGGAGGGGTGGCCCCGCTCTTTCTGTGACGCAGCACACGTCCCCGCGGCCGGTGAATCCGTCTGCTGCCGTCGGTCATAGCAGCGACAACACCGACGAGAGTGAGGCCCGTTGATGACCCAGACGCTCGATGTCCCCCGGCACGTCGTCCCCGCCAGGCCCGCACCCGGCCTCGTGGCCCGGTGGGCGGTGGTGGGCGGTGTGGTGGCGGGGCCGTTGTTCCTGGTGGCCGGAATCGCCCAGGGCCTCACGCGCGACGGCTTCGACTTCACCCGTCACGCGATCAGCCAGCTCGCCCTCGGCGAGGCGGGCTGGATCCAGACCGCGAGCTTCCTGCTCGCCGGCGTGCTGCTGGTGGCCGGTGCCGCCGGACTGCGACGGGCGCTGCGGGGCGGCCCCGGTGCTGCCTGGGGGCCCGCCCTGATCGGTGTCTTCGGCATCTCCTTCTGGGCCGCGGCCTTCTTCCCGGCCGACGCCGGTGCGGGCTTTCCCGCCGGTTCGCCCGACGCAACCGTGATGAGCGGGCACGGCGGTGTCCACATGGCCGCCGGCATGGTCGGCTACCTCGCCCTGTGCGCCGCGTTCCTCGTCCTGGCCCGTCCGCTCGCGGCCCGGGGCCTGCGCGGCTGGGCCGTCGCGTCCCGCGTCGCACCCGTACTCGTCCTCGCCGGCTTCGCGGCCTCGGCCGCCTCCGTCCTGGCGTTCACCGCGGGTGCCGGCCTCGGGTTGCTGTGGCTGAGCGCGGTGACGGCCCGCCTGGCCGGCACGCCGGCCGGCCGGTGGCCCGCCGAGCTCCGAGCCGCCCCGCCCCGGGCGGAGTTGTCACGCACGCCCGACAGGGCACCGTCCTGGCGCCGGAGGCACCCGGCCGGGCACTGAGAACGAACCCCGCGACCTCGCACGCGCGCCACACGCCCTCGGATCCGGCCCTTCCGCCGCGTCGGGGCGCGCCTGGGGCACGGCAGCCCCCGAGAGAGCCGGACAACGACAAAGCCCCAGGCTGCTGGCCTGGGGCTTTCGTATGGAGCGGGTGACGGGAATCGAACCCGCGCTCTGAGCTTGGGAATCACTGCATCTTTCGCCCGCAAACGTGCTGTGACCTGCGGCAACGGGTGCCAGGAAGGGCTCATGGGCTCGACCTAGCGCCCGCTGTTGACCCTGGTGTACCGCTCCTTCGGGCACGGATCGGGCACGATGCTGAGCACCGCTCTAGGAGTTCGCTCACTGGGGCCGTGCGACGCGCTCCGTGCCCGCGACTCCTCTGAATCGCTCCCGCGCCGTGAATGCCGTAGGCCACACTGATTGCTCGGCTGCAGTAACAAGGGGGGACTATGAGCAACCCGTACATCAACGCGCCCATCCGGGCCCGCATGTACACGACCACACTGCACAAGGTGATCTGGGTTGTTGTGGTCGTGGTGTCGGCCGGCCTCTTGGCGCCGCCTCTGTTCTTCATCGCGGCCAAGAAGCGTGTCGTCAGCATGGCTGTACCTGCGGTCTACGCAGCGGTCATTTACGGCTCGGCGATCCTGGGGTCAGTGCTCGGCAACCCGAAGAACTGGACCGGGGGCGTCCTCGCCATCACGATGATCACTGCCGCCGTGCATGCCGCCATCCTCGATACAGACTGGAAGCCGGGCCGGTGACAGCGCCTGCTTCACGGTCGGGAAAGCTGGTGCTGCGAAAACTGAGACGGCCCGGCATAGTACCGGGCCGTCTCCACCTGGCGCGCCCTTCTGATCCGTAGCTCTATGTGGAACGTTCGGTGGCGGTCATACCGGTCGAGATACGGCTCTGCAAGGGTGCTGCCGAATGAGATGGGTTGTTGTACTTCGTTGCTGTACCGCCACCTCAGGGCCTCATCCCTATCAAGTCAAGCACGACCTCCCAGGACCTGGGCGGCCCCCAAGCTACGGGCCATCAGCCACCCGCAACGGACCGTGCTCGTCCCATCTAGTTCGCCGATGTTGGCGTCAGCGGCTGATGTCAGGCATCGATCACGGGCTTGACACGCGGCCGCGGCAAGCGCACCTGGAGCAGCTGAACAACCTGCAGGACGATCACCACGATTACGAGCCACGTCGCCTGCCGCAGAACACCTGTCACGGTGTCTCCGTTGATGACGCAGGCAAGCAGGACCCCCATGATCAGCAGGGACTCCTTGCCACTGTCAGTGGCAGATGCGAGAGTACGAAGCAGGTGGTTGTCCGACAGCGGAACGCCACCGAGAGCCGGGAAGGGCATAGATCCTCCAAGGTTCGTAGGTGGGCGCGCCTGTTTCCTTTTGGCCGAGGGGTAGGCGCGCCCTTTCCCGTTACCGAAGACGCTACGCCACGCCTCTGACAGCTGTGACCTTTGGCGCTCCTTCAACTCCACCTGCGCTTTTGCTCGTTGGCGACAGGTCGAGTGCACAGCTGTGGACAGGCCGGTCGACGCTGTGGATAGGACGCTGTTTACGCAGCGTGAGGGCCTTACGGGCTGTGATGCCACGCGAGAGTTATCCACAGAGATTTGTGGAAACTCACTCAAGGTGACGTATATCACACTTCCTTCGTCTCGCCCCCGCCTCCCATGCAGGCGCACCTCATGTACCCACCACCCTCCCCAGCTTCCATCCCGTCCGCCGTCGACCCACACACCCTGGAGCGGGCGTGGTCCAGGGCGTCAAGGTGGAGCGCCCAACTGGACGAACGACCTTGACGCCCTGGGCCGCGTCTGCTCGGCTCTGCCTGGGTCGATGGCGGACGGGATGGGAGCTCCCCACGCACGCCCCTACGGACCCGCAGCCGGAAGCGGCGCCCCCGCCATCCCGGTGCCGGCCGATCCCCCGCCGGAGGCATCAGGCTCTGACCGTGCCGTGCGGACGGTGCTCGGCTCATGGCCGCCGGGCCCTATCCACCTGTGGGCGGGCGTCGGCGCAGCGCGCGCGGAGCGGGCCGAAGGCAGGAGCGTCGCGCGGAGCGGAGCCGGGAAGCCCGCCCGGCGGAGCGGAGCGCAGCCGGGGCTTGATGAGGTAGAGAAACCTGTAACAACTCCTGGCCGATTGGGCTCTTGGCGCTGATCATGCCTTCGTGGTGGTGTAGCAGCGAAGCCATGTGCATGAGGGGGCAGGGTGCAGCCGTTATCGGATGACTTGGCGCGGAACCGGCCGGGCGACGCGGTGCGCCGCAAGATTCGGGAGCTGCAACCGAACCCGCTGCTCAGGCTGCTGGATCGATGGTCGGCGGACCCACGGCTTCGCAGTTGGAAGGTCGGACTCGTAGGTGAGCGGCTTACCGGCAAGCGCTTGGACAGGCTCCGAGGCCACGGCTGGTTCACCCTTCACGCCGTCCAGTGGGCGACCGGCACGGACGTCGATCACCTCGCCATCGGCCCCGCCGGCGTCTTCACCGTCAACTCCAAACGGCACCCCGGAAAGACCGTCTGGTACGGGGACACCGCCATCACCATCAACGGCAGCCGGACCCGCCACATCGCCGCCAGTCAGTCCGAAGCGCGCCGAGTGTCCCGTGTCCTGTCCCATGCCTGCGGGTTCAGCGTTCCCGTCCGGCCCGTGATATCCGTGGTGCACGCGGCGAAGCTCACGGTCAAGGGTGCGAACCCGCCGGTGCTCGTCCTGGCGGTCGAGCACATCGACCGGGTGCTGTCGGGGCTGTCGCCGGTGCTTTCGCCTGATCAGGTCGCCCACATCTACGGCGTTGCCCGGCAGGCCCGCACCTGGGCTGGATGATCAGGCGTCGAAGTCGTACTCCAGCACGTATGCGGCGGAGTCAAGGACCATCTCGTTCACTTCGACAGGGCGCCCCTCGTCCGCGAACGCCGTGCGACAGATCATGATCACCGGGGTGCCCATCGAGAGTTGGAGACGATTCACTTCCTCTTGCGATGGCATCCGGCTCCGGATCTCCTCGCGGAAGTGCACGGGCTTGTAGCCCAGCTCGGCCAGACGGGCGTAGATGCCGCCGGGGCCGGTGTCCTGCTGGGTGATCGCCGAACCCGCTACCAGATCCGCGGGCAGGTACGACGTGGCCAGCAGCACGGGCTTGTCGTCCAGCACGAAGCGACGGCTGCGCACACAGGCGGACGCATCGGCCTCGATGCCTAGCACTCGGCTGATCCGTTCGGGTGCCGTTGCCTCGGACACCTGCACCTGGTCGACCACCAAGGTTCGGTCCTCGATGTCTGCGGACCAGATGGAACGCCCCTCTCCCCACTGGTCGCGGGACAGTCGCTGGATGCCTCGCCGCCTGAGCGGCTTGAAGTCGCGCACGAAGACGCCCGCGCCCTTACGGGACTCGGCAAGACCCTCGTTCTGGAGCACACCGAGCGCTTGCCGCGCGGTCATGCGAGCCACCTCGTAGGTGGCCATCAGGTCGTTCTCTCCCGGTAGCCGATCACCTGGGCCGTACTCGCCGGCCTGAATCGCTTCCCTCAGATCGTCCGCGATGCGCTGGTACTTCGGCCGGCGTCCGCTGCCCTGGGTGGCCATGTGATCCCTCCTCTCTCCTCTCTAGACACCTTAGGGGCGATCAGGCGTTCGCCCCAACCGGCGACTTCCCCGAGAGATCGAGTCGGCACCTCTCTAGAGACCTGTTGACATCTCTAGAGAGGTGTCGTTCTATGGAGCCATCTCTAGAGAGGTTGCTTACAAGGGGCGGCCTCAGGGACGAGGGGACAGCTATGCCGTCGTTCAAGATCGACCTTTCGACCGCGGTGGTGTTCGTGGCGACCGCGCCGACGCCGAAGCTGGTGAGCAAGCAGACCGGTGAGCGGGCGGTGGACCGGGAGACCGGTGCGGGCCTGTCCACGGTGGGTCTGCTGATCTCGGATGAGGGGGAGGGGAACCTGTACCAGGTGACCGTCCCGGAGACCGGTCTCCCGGAGGGGCTGGCGCCGGGTATGCCGGTGTCGGTGATCGGGCTGAAGGCGCGGGACTGGGAGAACACGTTCAACGGGCAGACGCGTCACGGGATCTCGTTCCGCGCGGTCGCCGTCACGCCGGCGGGTGCCTGATCGTGTCGGACCTGTCGACGTTATGGGAGGTCGGCCTCCCTCTGGCCGGTGCCGGTGGTGGTCTGGGATACGCGAGGGCTCGCGCGCCGCGTGTGTTCTGGTCGCTGGTGGGTCTGCCGGTGGCGCGGGTGCGGTTCGCGGTGACGTACCGCTCGACGATGGATGTGTGTGGGCTGACGGTGCAGCCGTCGCGTCTGCGGGCGTTCATGGTCCGCACGGTCGCCCGCCGCGTGGACGTGCAGCCGGTCCCGCCGAGCATCCGCCGCGTGCGGGGCTCGTCCACGGGGATGCGGGTCACGCTGCGTCTCCCGGCCGGTCTGGAGCCCGCGGACGTGGTGGCGGCCTCTGAGCGGCTGCGGCACGCCTGGGGCGTCCACTCGGTGAACGTGGTGGAGACCCGGCCGGGGTTCGTTGAGCTGCGGATGACGGGCTACGACGTGCTGCGGCGGGTGAAGATGCCGCGCCGCATCCCTTCCGGGCCGATGATGGTTCCGGTGGCGCTGCGGGAGGATGGCACGGCGTTCGTGCGGGACTACTTGAAGGTTCCGCACGCGCTGACGCTGGGTGCGAACCAGTCGGGCAAGTCGATGTATCAGCGCAACCTGATCGCCGGACTGGCCCGGTTGCCGGTGGCGCTGGTGGGGATCGACTGCAAGCGCGGGGTTGAGCAGCGCGGGTACGCGCCGCGTCTGTCGGCCCTGGCGGTCACCCCGGAGGAAGCGGC is a window encoding:
- a CDS encoding GNAT family N-acetyltransferase translates to MGDEVRGGAVDAATVIRRGVPRGAEQRVAGLYWEAFGRKLGAALGPAERGRAFLARHLHHDRAVVALTPGEEHVVGVAGHRLGGRGLTGGGVRDVLCAYGMLRGLPRLAVLALLERTPEPGELVMDGIAVDPAHRGGGIGGRLLAETAAVAADHGCSRIRLDVIDVNPRARALYERHGFTAVHTERTPYLRGLMGFGAVTTMLRTVPDRPGGGAPGDPLEQQR
- a CDS encoding alpha/beta hydrolase family protein, with product MSTGPRSTASTRRRRVARAVLATVAALTAAAAGLFGLVVWQHTYDLREEAVTIRHGGRTLHGVLALPEQGEGPFPLVVLVHGDGPVDATHDGFYRPMWESFARAGYASLSWNKPGVDGAPGDWLDQTMADRAREAADAIAWARRRPDVDGRRIGLWGASQAGWVLPEIAAEDGRIRFAIAVSPAVNWLRQGRYNLLAELRRDGASDAEVAAALRRRETGLRLLARGAAYEEYVRAVGDPQGMTAARWRFVSKNHTADAGADLPALRGIPVLLVLAGHDVNVDTAETEAAYRRLLPAPPLRVAHYPDAAHGLVKHAVEASAPRLTLTALCAPRALFADGFLADQRHFLSSLDAAQGR
- a CDS encoding DUF998 domain-containing protein, whose amino-acid sequence is MTQTLDVPRHVVPARPAPGLVARWAVVGGVVAGPLFLVAGIAQGLTRDGFDFTRHAISQLALGEAGWIQTASFLLAGVLLVAGAAGLRRALRGGPGAAWGPALIGVFGISFWAAAFFPADAGAGFPAGSPDATVMSGHGGVHMAAGMVGYLALCAAFLVLARPLAARGLRGWAVASRVAPVLVLAGFAASAASVLAFTAGAGLGLLWLSAVTARLAGTPAGRWPAELRAAPPRAELSRTPDRAPSWRRRHPAGH
- a CDS encoding nuclease-related domain-containing protein — translated: MRRKIRELQPNPLLRLLDRWSADPRLRSWKVGLVGERLTGKRLDRLRGHGWFTLHAVQWATGTDVDHLAIGPAGVFTVNSKRHPGKTVWYGDTAITINGSRTRHIAASQSEARRVSRVLSHACGFSVPVRPVISVVHAAKLTVKGANPPVLVLAVEHIDRVLSGLSPVLSPDQVAHIYGVARQARTWAG
- a CDS encoding GntR family transcriptional regulator; the encoded protein is MATQGSGRRPKYQRIADDLREAIQAGEYGPGDRLPGENDLMATYEVARMTARQALGVLQNEGLAESRKGAGVFVRDFKPLRRRGIQRLSRDQWGEGRSIWSADIEDRTLVVDQVQVSEATAPERISRVLGIEADASACVRSRRFVLDDKPVLLATSYLPADLVAGSAITQQDTGPGGIYARLAELGYKPVHFREEIRSRMPSQEEVNRLQLSMGTPVIMICRTAFADEGRPVEVNEMVLDSAAYVLEYDFDA
- a CDS encoding SCO3933 family regulatory protein, translating into MPSFKIDLSTAVVFVATAPTPKLVSKQTGERAVDRETGAGLSTVGLLISDEGEGNLYQVTVPETGLPEGLAPGMPVSVIGLKARDWENTFNGQTRHGISFRAVAVTPAGA
- a CDS encoding FtsK/SpoIIIE domain-containing protein, producing MSDLSTLWEVGLPLAGAGGGLGYARARAPRVFWSLVGLPVARVRFAVTYRSTMDVCGLTVQPSRLRAFMVRTVARRVDVQPVPPSIRRVRGSSTGMRVTLRLPAGLEPADVVAASERLRHAWGVHSVNVVETRPGFVELRMTGYDVLRRVKMPRRIPSGPMMVPVALREDGTAFVRDYLKVPHALTLGANQSGKSMYQRNLIAGLARLPVALVGIDCKRGVEQRGYAPRLSALAVTPEEAAGLLDALVGEMEARFDLLSEYGAADVWALPDKVRPVPVVLLVDEIAELFLVTGKKDEERRDRMVTQMIRMGQMARAAGIFLEVCGQRFGSDLGRGATTLRAQLTGRVVHRVNDKQTADMGLGDIAPDAVVAVLTIPPDRPGLAVAGDSSGGWSRIRTPELSATETAALCAQYAHLTPRVPALEPFRPVVTVAPTVDTAPLVKPVPVTE